One genomic segment of Musa acuminata AAA Group cultivar baxijiao chromosome BXJ3-3, Cavendish_Baxijiao_AAA, whole genome shotgun sequence includes these proteins:
- the LOC135585199 gene encoding uncharacterized protein LOC135585199 isoform X1, with protein MNPPSESRSSPQQHQTTVPSTTEIQLRSTVDGIFQNSWEAAERGEVARGHGTCSYESKLKQILQFAFIDIIISLMAVFAVFIAQRDLKGHANELHLLICGFLTTCSLLCGVTLMFFTINLLSRKNHSVQRGQHMTTVFLLVISCALLILTAAGFSTLLHKRSMFLAALLPGCLLLGTLFYFIVHAGDDHDQNSTGYGSYKSELKHSLGLSSTVVSLAFSGLITTLIGTAKSHSDQALTINTKICIFQMFFAAMFGLLLMLLSSVPPSFKQQSTREFLTKVLKALSYSLLGSLALIAATAASAFLDVFLVLVLLPTPFLGVTLWFCIEWHSTQKQPHGPRTTTNVGHDLKLKLISKVATTTTSISFGGLMGAFSGFIGRKGSELQLKLCVLVMFFAFLSSFSVKLLTFRTPKPGTLMTVIKILSTCSVLLLLFFAIVVFFLEFLGG; from the exons CTGTTCCTTCCACGACCGAGATCCAGTTGCGGTCAACGGTCGATGGCATATTTCAGAACTCATGGGAAGCT GCAGAAAGAGGTGAAGTTGCAAGAGGTCACGGAACATGTAGCTATGAATCCAAGTTGAAGCAAATCCTACAGTTCGCCTTCATTGATATAATCATCAGCTTAATGGCAGTGTTTGCAGTTTTCATAGCACAGCGAGATCTGAAAGGCCATGCAAACGAATTGCACCTTCTCATCTGCGGCTTCCTCACCACCTGCAGTCTTCTCTGTGGGGTAACCCTAATGTTCTTCACCATCAATTTGCTAAGTCGCAAGAATCACAGTGTCCAAAGAGGCCAGCATATGACCACCGTTTTCCTCCTCGTCATTTCATGCGCTCTCCTCATCCTTACAGCAGCTGGTTTCTCAACTCTCCTCCATAAACGCTCCATGTTTCTGGCAGCCCTGCTTCCGGGATGTTTGCTTCTCGGCACCCTCTTCTACTTCATAGTCCACGCAGGGGATGACCATGATCAGAATTCCACAGGATATGGGAGCTATAAATCAGAGCTGAAACATTCGTTGGGTCTCTCATCCACTGTTGTCTCCCTTGCATTCAGTGGGCTGATAACTACTCTTATTGGGACCGCTAAAAGTCATTCGGATCAAGCCCTTACCATAAACACGAAGATCTGCATCTTTCAGATGTTCTTCGCCGCCATGTTCGGCCTTCTGTTGATGCTGCTCAGCTCAGTCCCACCAAGCTTCAAGCAGCAAAGCACCAGGGAGTTCCTTACCAAGGTCCTGAAAGCACTCAGCTACTCTCTGCTGGGCTCATTGGCACTCATAGCCGCTACGGCGGCTTCTGCTTTCCTTGACGTCTTCCTTGTACTGGTTCTCCTGCCGACGCCATTTCTTGGAGTCACTCTTTGGTTCTGCATAGAGTGGCACAGCACCCAGAAACAGCCGCACGGACCGCGCACTACTACCAACGTTGGTCATGATCTCAAGCTCAAACTCATTTCCAAGGTCGCTACTACCACGACATCGATCAGCTTCGGAGGTCTTATGGGCGCCTTCTCAGGATTTATCGGCAGAAAAGGCAGTGAATTGCAGCTCAAGCTCTGCGTGCTGGTGATGTTCTTCGCATTTCTATCCAGTTTCAGCGTGAAGCTGCTCACTTTCAGGACTCCAAAGCCAGGAACTCTGATGACAGTAATCAAAATCTTAAGCACTTGCTCCGTCTTGTTACTCCTATTCTTCGCCATTGTCGTCTTCTTCCTCGAGTTCTTGGGTGGCTAA
- the LOC135585199 gene encoding uncharacterized protein LOC135585199 isoform X2: MNPPSESRSSPQAERGEVARGHGTCSYESKLKQILQFAFIDIIISLMAVFAVFIAQRDLKGHANELHLLICGFLTTCSLLCGVTLMFFTINLLSRKNHSVQRGQHMTTVFLLVISCALLILTAAGFSTLLHKRSMFLAALLPGCLLLGTLFYFIVHAGDDHDQNSTGYGSYKSELKHSLGLSSTVVSLAFSGLITTLIGTAKSHSDQALTINTKICIFQMFFAAMFGLLLMLLSSVPPSFKQQSTREFLTKVLKALSYSLLGSLALIAATAASAFLDVFLVLVLLPTPFLGVTLWFCIEWHSTQKQPHGPRTTTNVGHDLKLKLISKVATTTTSISFGGLMGAFSGFIGRKGSELQLKLCVLVMFFAFLSSFSVKLLTFRTPKPGTLMTVIKILSTCSVLLLLFFAIVVFFLEFLGG, translated from the coding sequence GCAGAAAGAGGTGAAGTTGCAAGAGGTCACGGAACATGTAGCTATGAATCCAAGTTGAAGCAAATCCTACAGTTCGCCTTCATTGATATAATCATCAGCTTAATGGCAGTGTTTGCAGTTTTCATAGCACAGCGAGATCTGAAAGGCCATGCAAACGAATTGCACCTTCTCATCTGCGGCTTCCTCACCACCTGCAGTCTTCTCTGTGGGGTAACCCTAATGTTCTTCACCATCAATTTGCTAAGTCGCAAGAATCACAGTGTCCAAAGAGGCCAGCATATGACCACCGTTTTCCTCCTCGTCATTTCATGCGCTCTCCTCATCCTTACAGCAGCTGGTTTCTCAACTCTCCTCCATAAACGCTCCATGTTTCTGGCAGCCCTGCTTCCGGGATGTTTGCTTCTCGGCACCCTCTTCTACTTCATAGTCCACGCAGGGGATGACCATGATCAGAATTCCACAGGATATGGGAGCTATAAATCAGAGCTGAAACATTCGTTGGGTCTCTCATCCACTGTTGTCTCCCTTGCATTCAGTGGGCTGATAACTACTCTTATTGGGACCGCTAAAAGTCATTCGGATCAAGCCCTTACCATAAACACGAAGATCTGCATCTTTCAGATGTTCTTCGCCGCCATGTTCGGCCTTCTGTTGATGCTGCTCAGCTCAGTCCCACCAAGCTTCAAGCAGCAAAGCACCAGGGAGTTCCTTACCAAGGTCCTGAAAGCACTCAGCTACTCTCTGCTGGGCTCATTGGCACTCATAGCCGCTACGGCGGCTTCTGCTTTCCTTGACGTCTTCCTTGTACTGGTTCTCCTGCCGACGCCATTTCTTGGAGTCACTCTTTGGTTCTGCATAGAGTGGCACAGCACCCAGAAACAGCCGCACGGACCGCGCACTACTACCAACGTTGGTCATGATCTCAAGCTCAAACTCATTTCCAAGGTCGCTACTACCACGACATCGATCAGCTTCGGAGGTCTTATGGGCGCCTTCTCAGGATTTATCGGCAGAAAAGGCAGTGAATTGCAGCTCAAGCTCTGCGTGCTGGTGATGTTCTTCGCATTTCTATCCAGTTTCAGCGTGAAGCTGCTCACTTTCAGGACTCCAAAGCCAGGAACTCTGATGACAGTAATCAAAATCTTAAGCACTTGCTCCGTCTTGTTACTCCTATTCTTCGCCATTGTCGTCTTCTTCCTCGAGTTCTTGGGTGGCTAA